In one window of Methanoculleus chikugoensis DNA:
- a CDS encoding DUF169 domain-containing protein, with protein sequence MDTALRDAYTRLHENYFPGTDLPIAFEVGGVTDGVEEASAPKGWRCFVCDLTKVRNGRSLAFSEESIGCRGGRFYLGYDAERFPDFRYFLSTGKPGEMEGERYKQTPEIVDELDRGTARIPTKGKEIVFKRWDNLTDADNPDAVVFFARPEVLSGLFTLANFDRSDPNGAVCPFGAGCSSIFYYPWLEQQSENPRAVLGLFDPSARPCVPLDILTMAFPMKMFEKVVGFMEESFLITDSWEKVMKKIDRSSKLHSP encoded by the coding sequence ATGGACACAGCACTGCGCGACGCCTACACGCGACTCCACGAGAACTACTTCCCGGGGACGGACCTCCCGATCGCCTTCGAGGTCGGGGGTGTGACCGACGGGGTGGAGGAGGCCTCCGCCCCGAAGGGCTGGAGGTGCTTCGTCTGCGACCTTACGAAGGTACGGAACGGCAGAAGCCTCGCCTTCTCCGAAGAGTCGATCGGGTGCCGCGGGGGGAGGTTCTACCTCGGCTACGACGCCGAGCGGTTCCCCGACTTCCGCTACTTCCTCTCCACCGGGAAACCCGGCGAGATGGAGGGGGAGCGCTACAAGCAGACGCCGGAGATCGTCGACGAACTCGACCGGGGGACCGCCCGGATACCGACGAAAGGTAAGGAGATCGTCTTCAAGCGCTGGGACAACCTCACGGACGCGGACAACCCGGACGCCGTCGTCTTCTTCGCGCGGCCCGAGGTGCTCTCCGGCCTCTTCACGCTTGCAAACTTCGACCGCTCAGACCCAAACGGGGCCGTCTGCCCCTTCGGCGCCGGGTGCAGCTCGATCTTCTACTATCCGTGGCTCGAACAGCAGAGCGAGAACCCACGAGCGGTGCTCGGGCTGTTCGACCCCTCGGCACGGCCCTGCGTCCCGCTGGACATCCTGACGATGGCCTTTCCCATGAAGATGTTTGAGAAGGTGGTCGGCTTCATGGAGGAGAGTTTCCTCATCACAGACTCGTGGGAGAAGGTGATGAAGAAGATAGACCGGAGCAGCAAACTGCATTCGCCTTAA
- a CDS encoding dipeptidase — protein sequence MLLLVSNAAACTVFAITPGASEDGSMYVGHTNDGVGKDWRNIDDISILYVPAADHAPGEKRPVFFDPDSGSDAAGGASAGDSRLVLGHIDQVPHTYAYYTGSYGMMNEHQLLSAECTDYAKAEFDAAEGKRIFYSSELSNVALERCTKAREAVELVGGLIDTYGYYGTGETLVFADPQEAWVIEICSSLDEADGGGLWVAEKIPDGEVFVAANEFRIREVVPGNPDQIYSKDLFTKLDEGGVWSPADGPLDWLEAVSYGEYAHPYYSLMRVWRIQDRLAPSLNLSPYVENSYTKAYPFTIAPDEKVNLTGAFSLFRDHYEGTEFDLSSGGTAGPFGNPYRYLGPADAHTNFQNGSYMEVRPGANPRPISEIFCSYSYVAQARSSLPDPVGGVLWFGPAVAYETVYAPIYAGSTNVSAAYAAGDRSTYDSSTAYWTFDFVTNWAMLRYDAMIDEINEKQGELEAESIVLVQETDRKAADLIAAGDDEGALRLLTDFTVTRGDEIIEEWHDLSGTLIVTYSNGLITDPTTEAVEEPGYPAWWLNETGYQYGPRIYELDELRATGGLNYTESSVWVPKNATFADIRELI from the coding sequence GTGCTTCTTCTGGTTTCAAATGCAGCGGCATGCACCGTCTTTGCGATAACCCCCGGCGCATCCGAAGACGGGTCGATGTACGTCGGGCATACGAACGACGGTGTCGGGAAAGACTGGAGGAACATCGACGACATCAGCATACTCTACGTTCCAGCGGCCGACCATGCTCCCGGAGAGAAGAGGCCGGTCTTCTTCGATCCCGACAGCGGTTCGGATGCGGCGGGAGGCGCGAGCGCCGGTGATTCGCGCCTGGTTCTCGGGCATATCGACCAGGTGCCGCACACCTACGCCTATTACACCGGCTCGTACGGCATGATGAACGAACACCAGCTCCTCTCCGCCGAGTGTACCGACTACGCGAAAGCCGAGTTCGATGCAGCCGAAGGAAAGCGGATCTTCTACTCCTCGGAGCTCTCGAACGTGGCGCTCGAGCGGTGCACGAAAGCGCGGGAGGCGGTCGAGCTGGTCGGCGGTCTGATCGACACCTACGGCTACTATGGAACCGGCGAGACGCTCGTCTTCGCCGACCCACAGGAGGCATGGGTCATCGAGATCTGCTCGAGCCTCGATGAGGCGGACGGCGGGGGTCTCTGGGTTGCAGAGAAGATCCCCGACGGAGAGGTCTTCGTCGCGGCAAACGAGTTCAGGATCCGCGAGGTCGTTCCCGGGAACCCCGACCAGATCTACTCGAAGGATCTCTTCACTAAACTCGACGAGGGCGGCGTGTGGTCGCCTGCGGACGGCCCCCTCGACTGGCTCGAGGCCGTCAGCTACGGCGAGTATGCGCATCCCTATTACTCGCTGATGCGGGTCTGGCGTATCCAGGACCGGCTTGCCCCGTCGCTCAACCTGAGCCCGTACGTCGAGAACTCGTACACGAAGGCGTACCCGTTCACCATCGCGCCCGACGAGAAGGTCAACCTGACCGGAGCGTTCTCGCTCTTCCGGGATCACTACGAGGGAACCGAATTCGACCTATCGAGCGGTGGGACCGCAGGGCCGTTCGGGAACCCATACCGCTACCTGGGGCCCGCCGACGCCCACACCAATTTCCAGAACGGATCGTACATGGAGGTCCGTCCCGGGGCGAATCCGCGGCCGATCTCGGAGATCTTCTGCAGTTACAGTTACGTCGCTCAAGCACGCTCGTCCCTCCCCGACCCGGTGGGAGGCGTGCTCTGGTTCGGTCCGGCGGTCGCGTACGAGACGGTCTATGCGCCGATCTACGCGGGCTCGACGAACGTATCAGCCGCGTACGCAGCTGGCGACCGGTCGACATATGATAGCAGTACCGCCTACTGGACGTTCGACTTTGTGACGAACTGGGCCATGCTTCGCTACGACGCGATGATCGACGAAATCAACGAAAAACAGGGCGAACTCGAGGCCGAGTCGATCGTCCTCGTGCAGGAGACCGACAGAAAGGCGGCCGACCTCATCGCCGCCGGCGACGATGAAGGGGCGCTACGTCTCCTCACGGACTTCACCGTCACGCGGGGCGACGAGATCATCGAGGAATGGCACGATCTGTCGGGCACGCTGATCGTCACGTACTCGAACGGCCTCATAACCGACCCGACGACGGAGGCGGTCGAGGAGCCCGGGTACCCGGCATGGTGGCTGAACGAGACCGGGTACCAGTACGGGCCGCGGATCTACGAACTGGATGAGCTCCGCGCGACCGGCGGGCTGAACTACACCGAGAGCAGCGTCTGGGTCCCGAAGAACGCAACGTTTGCGGATATCCGGGAACTCATCTGA
- a CDS encoding IS256 family transposase has product MDPLALIEDYLSDQENGMKTLITWFLNQVMLAEALQQAGAAQYERTDARKAHRNGYKDRSLKTRYGETILRKPQFREFPFETQVFGRYARVEKALVNAIVESYLQGVSTRKIQEIVSHLGIDQLSPASVSRMAKNLDDQVQAFFLRPIEQAIPYLFVDASYYKIRDGARYVTKAVLVVAGVRDDGYREILGARITDCENEEFWSGMFEELNERGLTGVQLVVSDGHTGIQKAAEAAFLGASWQMCQVHCTRAVLRNIPRKHQKEVVEGLKEAYGSEQRLQDLADDLNARGYRKAANTIERFLPGLMSYTAFPKPHGKRLRTTNMVERVNRELKRRTKVVGVFPNEESLLRLVGSILMDINEEWVTGRRYLTMEKE; this is encoded by the coding sequence ATGGATCCCTTAGCGTTAATCGAAGATTATCTTTCCGATCAGGAGAACGGCATGAAGACGCTCATCACCTGGTTCCTCAACCAGGTGATGCTCGCAGAGGCCCTCCAGCAGGCAGGAGCCGCCCAGTACGAACGCACCGATGCGCGGAAAGCGCATCGAAACGGTTACAAGGACCGATCCCTCAAGACCCGATACGGGGAGACGATCCTCCGGAAACCGCAGTTCCGGGAGTTCCCGTTCGAGACACAGGTCTTCGGGCGCTATGCCCGGGTGGAGAAAGCTCTGGTGAACGCAATTGTCGAATCCTACCTCCAGGGAGTTTCGACGAGAAAGATCCAGGAGATCGTCAGTCATCTGGGGATCGACCAGCTCTCCCCGGCTTCGGTCTCCCGGATGGCCAAGAACCTCGACGACCAGGTGCAGGCATTCTTCCTGCGGCCGATCGAACAGGCTATCCCATACCTCTTCGTGGATGCCTCCTACTACAAAATCCGGGACGGAGCACGATACGTCACCAAAGCGGTCCTGGTGGTCGCCGGCGTCCGGGATGACGGCTACCGGGAGATCCTGGGCGCAAGAATCACGGATTGTGAGAACGAAGAATTCTGGTCAGGAATGTTCGAGGAGCTCAACGAACGGGGACTCACCGGGGTTCAACTGGTCGTCTCGGATGGGCATACCGGCATCCAGAAGGCGGCTGAAGCCGCCTTCCTCGGTGCATCCTGGCAGATGTGTCAGGTTCATTGTACCCGAGCTGTCTTGAGGAATATTCCTCGGAAACACCAGAAAGAGGTTGTAGAAGGCCTGAAGGAGGCCTATGGAAGTGAACAAAGGCTTCAAGATCTCGCTGATGACCTGAATGCCAGGGGGTACCGGAAAGCAGCCAACACCATCGAACGATTCCTCCCCGGGCTTATGAGTTACACGGCATTCCCAAAACCGCACGGGAAACGGCTCAGAACGACGAACATGGTGGAGCGGGTCAATAGGGAACTGAAACGGAGAACCAAGGTTGTAGGCGTGTTCCCGAACGAGGAATCCCTTCTCCGGCTGGTCGGATCTATCCTGATGGACATCAACGAGGAGTGGGTCACCGGCAGAAGGTATTTGACGATGGAGAAGGAATGA
- a CDS encoding dienelactone hydrolase family protein, giving the protein MRYVFLLAAVVSLLLLVGGVGAADIGTAGMRNGTTVKIQSGDRSYPAYITTPEDGGPYPAVVLLHSFNGLEPGYQVMADRLATEGFVVIVPEWQTFGEAPEDNVTEALVRDTVAYLATRPEVNESSIGLTGFCAGGRYTMLFLPRIEEFSAGVAWYGFPYSGGQANGTPPAEFIENITDPMLIIHGTADEASPVADIYRYATELDAAGKYFELKVYQGEPHGFMIGEGGQLAETPVAESAYQEMVGFFNQRLVGA; this is encoded by the coding sequence ATGAGATATGTGTTCCTGCTTGCAGCGGTCGTATCCCTGCTCCTTCTCGTCGGCGGTGTGGGCGCCGCCGACATCGGGACTGCTGGGATGCGGAACGGAACGACGGTGAAGATCCAGAGCGGGGACCGGAGTTATCCGGCTTACATCACGACGCCCGAGGACGGCGGCCCGTATCCGGCTGTGGTGCTGCTCCACTCCTTCAACGGCCTGGAGCCCGGCTATCAGGTCATGGCCGACCGCCTGGCGACGGAGGGGTTCGTCGTCATCGTCCCCGAGTGGCAGACCTTCGGGGAGGCGCCGGAGGACAACGTGACGGAGGCGCTGGTCCGGGATACGGTCGCGTATCTCGCGACCCGGCCGGAAGTGAATGAGAGCAGCATCGGCCTGACGGGATTCTGCGCCGGCGGGCGCTACACGATGCTCTTCCTGCCCCGGATCGAGGAGTTCAGTGCGGGTGTCGCCTGGTACGGCTTCCCCTACTCCGGCGGGCAGGCGAACGGGACTCCCCCGGCGGAGTTCATCGAGAACATCACCGACCCGATGCTGATCATCCACGGCACGGCGGACGAGGCGAGCCCGGTGGCCGACATCTACCGTTACGCGACCGAGCTCGATGCGGCCGGGAAGTACTTCGAGCTCAAGGTCTACCAGGGCGAACCGCACGGGTTCATGATCGGCGAGGGCGGGCAGCTCGCGGAGACGCCCGTCGCGGAGAGCGCATATCAGGAGATGGTGGGGTTCTTTAACCAGCGACTGGTGGGCGCGTAA